A genomic window from Pungitius pungitius chromosome 12, fPunPun2.1, whole genome shotgun sequence includes:
- the snx8a gene encoding sorting nexin-8a: MQPARGDVLTLSQTLDNLLGRDAVRVELIPEKKGLFLKHVEYQVTSQRFKISVYRRYNDFDVFHEVLLQRFSYRVVPALPPKRMLKGVLTSVSERDFIEGRRRALGRFINLVARHPFFSEDELVKTFLAFSGSDVQAKLRDTYKKTGDEFMTNRIATLAKEYLPADIQAQFSTSRELIRNIHNSFQKLRDRAEKMAERSKENATDLLMFGRELSTLGSDASPLPSLASSQSTWGTLRRSLKSLSVEFAVLSDKAAQQGRREEDDVVEKLNLFLDLLQSYRDLCERHEKGVLHEHQRALHKYGVMKRQMMSATVQPKEQASVEQLESRIVQQENAIQTMELRNYFSLLCLHQETQLIFIYLPITSHILGAFVNSQVQGHREMGAVWNELEPKLGCLFGGNNRLEPST, translated from the exons ATGCAGCCGGCCCGGGGGGACGTCCTGACGCTGTCCCAGACGCTGGACAACCTGCTGGGCAGAGACGCGGTGCGGGTGGAGCTCATCCCGGAGAAGAAGGGCCTGTTCCTCAAACACGTGGAGTACCAGGTCACCAGCCAG CGTTTCAAGATCTCGGTTTACCGGCGCTACAATGACTTCGACGTCTTCCACGAGGTTCTGCTGCAGAGGTTCTCCTACAGAGTGGTGCCGGCGCTGCCGCCTAAGAGGATGTTAAAGGGAG TGCTGACCTCCGTCTCCGAGCGCGACTTCATCGAGGGGAGGAGGCGCGCTCTCGGCAGGTTCATCAACCTGGTGGCGCGGCACCCCTTCTTCTCAGAGGACGAGCTGGTCAAGACCTTCCTCGCCTTCAGCGGCTCT GACGTTCAGGCCAAGCTGCGTGACACCTACAAGAAAACGGGCGATGAGTTCATGACCAACAGGATCGCGACCCTGGCGAAG GAGTACCTGCCGGCCGACATCCAGGCTCAGTTCTCCACCAGCAGGGAGCTGATTAGAAATATCCACAACAGCTTCCAGAAGCTGCGCGACCGGGCCGAGAAGATGGCGGAGCGCTCCAAGGAGAACGCGACGGATCTGCTCATGTTTGGCAGAGAGCTCag TACTCTGGGCTCCGACgcgtctcctctcccctccttggCCTCCTCACAGAGCACCTGGGGCACGCTGCGGCGCTCTCTGAAGAGCCTGTCGGTGGAGTTCGCCGTGCTGTCGGACAAAGCCGCCCAGCAG GGCCGACGGGAAGAGGACGACGTGGTGGAAAAACTCAATCTTTTCCTGGACCTGCTGCAGTCGTACAGA GACCTCTGCGAGCGGCACGAGAAAGGCGTCCTCCACGAGCACCAGAGGGCGCTGCACAAGTACGGCGtgatgaagaggcagatgatGAGCGCCACCGTGCAGCCCAAAGAGCAGGCGTCCGTGGAGCAGCTGGAGTCGCGCATCGTTCAG CAAGAGAACGCCATTCAGACCATGGAGCTGCGTAACTACTTCTCCCTGCTGTGCCTCCACCAAGAGACGCAGCTCATCTTCATCTACCTCCCGATCACGTCCCACATTCTGGGGGCCTTTGTTAACTCCCAGGTCCAAGGACACCGAGag ATGGGAGCCGTGTGGAATGAACTCGAGCCGAAGCTCGGGTGTCTCTTCGGTGGAAACAACCGATTGGAGCCTTCCACCTGA